Proteins encoded together in one Juglans regia cultivar Chandler chromosome 9, Walnut 2.0, whole genome shotgun sequence window:
- the LOC118349450 gene encoding uncharacterized protein LOC118349450, giving the protein MGKILIYMGIFGNTQLAQQHEMALTHTEKDCKAESEARNGMVLGCALQGEMLGRSKRRARKRETQRRNTGLRRAHYRTKRAAEMEKWNASGLEQNACTADVKCWELERKPGLTHACSKRRKSRREMQNWAGRDSKRTKRRGETRICAEHCRDALTRTETHEEELKTQMQTCAELRQNAGNGDETRTSRTRAGADSKRTARRAKHSGLRGKMHSIKRNFFALLRLEVKIKS; this is encoded by the exons AtgggaaaaatattaatttatatgggtatttttggaaataCCCAACTGGCACAACAACATGAGATGGCACTCACGCACACGGAAAAGGACTGCAAGGCAGAGAGTGAAGCAAGAAATGGCATGGTGCTCGGCTGCGCACTACAGGGAGAGATGCTGGGCAGATCAAAACGCAGAGCTCGAAAACGTGAAACGCAGAGAAGAAACACTGGGCTGAGACGTGCGCACTATAGGACGAAACGCGCAGCAGAAATGGAGAAGTGGAACGCGAGCGGGCTGGAGCAAAACGCATGCACTGCAGACGTGAAATGCTGGGAGCTGGAACGCAAACCTGGGCTGACTCACGCATGCTCAAAACGCAGGAAATCGAGACGCGAAATGCAGAACTGGGCTGGGCGAGACTCAAAACGCACGAAACGGAGAGGTGAAACGCGGATCTGTGCTGAACACTGCAGGGACGCACTCACGCGGACAGAAACGCACGAAGAGGAGCTCAAAACGCAAATGCAAACCTGTGCTGAGCTGAGGCAAAATGCAGGAAATGGAGATGAAACGCGAACGAGCAGAACGCGAGCTGGGGCTGACTCAAAACGCACAGCAAGGAGAGCGAAACACAGTGGGCTGAGAGGCAAAATGCatagtataaaaagaaatttttttgct cttctacgcttggaagtcaaaattaaaagctga